From the Fusobacterium sp. JB019 genome, the window TTACCAGCTTTACAAAGTAAGAAGTTAGATGTAATTATTGCAGGAATGACAGCAACTAATGACAGAAAGAAATTTGTTAATTTCTCTGATGCTTATTACACTTCAACTCAAATGATATTAGTGAATAAAGGGACAAATGATATTGATTCTTTAGAAAGTATGAAAGGGAAAACAGTTGGAGTTATCCTAGGATATACTGGAGATGTAGCTGTAAGTAAAATAGATGGTGTTGAAGTCAAGAGATATAACGGAGCAGGAGAAGGAGTTATGGCTCTTAAGGCAAATAAGGTAGACGCTGTAGTTATAGATTCAGAACCAGCTAAAAATTATGCTAAAAAGAATAAAGGTTTAAAATTAATAGAAACTAAATTAGATAAAGAAGAATATGCAATTGCAATAGCTAAGGGAAATGATAAATTAACAAAAGAAATAAATGATGCTTTAAATGAGCTTGTAAAAGATGGAACTTATAAAAAATTAATGACAAAATATTTTAACTAATAAAAGGGAAAAGAGAGGAGATTTAGATTATGAAAACTAAAGAAAAAGTTGTATTAGCATATTCAGGAGGATTAGACACATCAGTTATAGTACCATGGTTACAAGAAAATTATGATTTTGATGTAATTGCAGTATCTGTTGATGTTGGACAAGAAGAAGATTTTGAAGCTGTAGGGAAAAAAGCAGAGCATATAGGAGCCAAAAAATTCTACGCTGTTGATAAAAAACAAGAATTAGTTGATGAATATATATTCCCAATGATAAAGGCAGGAGCTAAATATGAAAATAAATATTTATTAGGAACTGCAATAGCAAGACCTGTTATTTCAAAGGGATTAGTTGAGATAGCTAAAAAAGAGGGAGCAAGTTATATAGTTCACGGAGCTACAGGAAAAGGAAATGACCAAGTTAGATTTGAATTAGGAATAAAAGCTCTAGCACCAAATATGAAAATAATAGCTCCTTGGCGTATATGGGATATAAAATCTCGTAAACAAGAAATAGAATATTTAAAATCTAAGGGAGTTGAATTACCTTTTAATGAAAAGACTTCATATAGTAGAGATGAAAATATTTTCCATATAAGTCATGAAGGACTAGATCTAGAAAATCCTGGAAATACTCCTAATTATGAGGAATTACTTCAATGGGTAAAGCCTTTAGAAAGTTCAAGTAATGAGGCAGAATGTGTGAGCATAGACTTTGAAAAAGGTATTCCAGTTGCTATAAACGGAGAAAAAATGAAGGGATTAGAAATCCTTCAAGCATTAAATGCCTTAGGATCAA encodes:
- a CDS encoding basic amino acid ABC transporter substrate-binding protein; protein product: MKKLIVLCGMILMCCIGFAKGKESIYVGTNPEFFPFEYLENGEMKGFDVELMEKIGAKIDKDIKWKEMAFDGLLPALQSKKLDVIIAGMTATNDRKKFVNFSDAYYTSTQMILVNKGTNDIDSLESMKGKTVGVILGYTGDVAVSKIDGVEVKRYNGAGEGVMALKANKVDAVVIDSEPAKNYAKKNKGLKLIETKLDKEEYAIAIAKGNDKLTKEINDALNELVKDGTYKKLMTKYFN
- a CDS encoding argininosuccinate synthase; protein product: MKTKEKVVLAYSGGLDTSVIVPWLQENYDFDVIAVSVDVGQEEDFEAVGKKAEHIGAKKFYAVDKKQELVDEYIFPMIKAGAKYENKYLLGTAIARPVISKGLVEIAKKEGASYIVHGATGKGNDQVRFELGIKALAPNMKIIAPWRIWDIKSRKQEIEYLKSKGVELPFNEKTSYSRDENIFHISHEGLDLENPGNTPNYEELLQWVKPLESSSNEAECVSIDFEKGIPVAINGEKMKGLEILQALNALGSKHGIGVIDLVENRLVGMKSRGVYETPAGTILYFAHEELERLCVDRDTIQAKQKLSHDMAKLIYNGQWFTKYRKSISAFVDETQEFVTGTVKLKLYKGNIILQGLESDCSLYSEDFSTFDEDEVYNQKDAEGFINLFGLPIKIEALLREKK